A single window of Fervidicoccus fontis Kam940 DNA harbors:
- a CDS encoding biotin--[acetyl-CoA-carboxylase] ligase, with protein MNEKALNYEVSIFKYLAEKGEASIDELSDVFSLPPSNIIEKIKKLNEIGLFINSEDNKFKIPSSSDFSLIALYLKRMNTFINYNMIFYEECDGSQEIAEEIAKNGAEEGNLVLCEEIKNARGRFGRKWHAPKGGIWFSLILRPPSLEWINLISLAMGASVSIAIEDVLNIKSGLKWPNDVLINEKKICGILSEAKITDDRLDYVIVGVGLNANNELPNELKAQAISLKQIYGRNIPALPLLGRILYLFGWEYKKIIEGRVEAIISDWKLRSLTIGRKVRIENRDEIVYGTAVDIDTDGSLVVNLENGKIEKFYAGDVFHLRF; from the coding sequence ATGAACGAAAAAGCTTTGAATTACGAGGTTTCTATATTTAAATATTTAGCAGAAAAAGGAGAGGCAAGTATAGATGAATTATCAGATGTTTTCAGCCTTCCTCCAAGCAATATTATTGAAAAGATAAAAAAGCTAAATGAGATTGGGCTATTTATAAATTCGGAAGACAACAAATTCAAAATTCCTTCAAGTTCTGATTTCAGCTTAATTGCTCTATATTTAAAGAGGATGAATACATTTATAAATTATAATATGATTTTTTATGAAGAATGCGATGGCTCTCAGGAAATTGCGGAAGAAATTGCGAAGAATGGAGCTGAAGAGGGCAATTTAGTATTGTGCGAAGAGATAAAAAATGCCAGGGGCAGGTTTGGAAGAAAATGGCATGCACCAAAAGGCGGTATTTGGTTTTCTTTAATTTTAAGACCTCCGTCTCTTGAATGGATAAATTTAATTTCTCTAGCAATGGGAGCCTCTGTATCTATTGCTATTGAAGACGTTTTGAATATTAAATCAGGGCTTAAATGGCCGAATGATGTTTTGATTAATGAGAAAAAAATCTGCGGAATTCTCAGTGAAGCTAAAATTACAGATGATAGGCTTGATTATGTAATTGTGGGAGTTGGGCTTAATGCAAATAATGAATTGCCAAACGAGCTTAAAGCTCAAGCTATTAGCCTTAAGCAGATATACGGACGCAATATTCCAGCGCTTCCTCTCCTTGGTAGGATTTTGTATCTGTTCGGCTGGGAGTATAAAAAAATAATTGAAGGCAGAGTTGAAGCTATAATAAGCGATTGGAAGCTACGCTCGTTGACCATAGGGAGAAAAGTTCGAATAGAAAATCGTGATGAAATCGTATATGGAACGGCTGTAGATATTGACACTGATGGTTCGCTCGTTGTAAATTTAGAAAATGGGAAAATAGAAAAATTTTATGCTGGAGACGTTTTTCATTTGAGGTTTTGA